In Candidatus Epulonipiscium sp., a single window of DNA contains:
- a CDS encoding cell wall metabolism sensor histidine kinase WalK → MLISFIPLMAFSTTLYKRLENNYIEERKAELLRQANVTAGHIAIGKYLLDDSKRELFVYEIEQTSKEIKARIIVVDGNSFEAYDSNKTEQTEEKKKTHVYKEILKALQGKDTAEKHEDNLVYAAASIIDSNQIIGAVMISAPIDDMVSKTLDTIKRQLYLLTILTSMIIGILSFFASGVITNPLKRMLKVIQKITEGHLEQKVEIKGRDELAELGNAFNHMSSQLLKVDQSRQEFVSNVSHELKTPLSSIKVLGESLLFQEEVPNEMYKEFFIDINSEVDRLTAIINDLLLLVRLDRKEVPMTVQNTNLNKLIQEILKRLHPLANKKNIELIYESFRDVYAEVDEMKLTLAISNLVENGIKYTEEAGTVRVTVDADHQNSFIKVIDTGIGIPEEEKDKIFDRFYRVDKTRDRETGGTGLGLSITYRTVLLHHGSIKVTNNESEGSEFTIRLPLKQS, encoded by the coding sequence ATGCTCATTAGCTTTATACCATTGATGGCATTTTCTACGACCCTATATAAGAGATTAGAAAATAACTATATTGAAGAGCGAAAGGCAGAATTACTCAGGCAGGCAAATGTAACCGCAGGACATATTGCTATAGGAAAATACTTACTAGATGATAGTAAAAGGGAATTGTTTGTATATGAGATTGAGCAAACCAGCAAAGAAATCAAGGCCCGAATTATTGTGGTTGATGGGAATAGTTTTGAGGCCTATGATTCTAATAAGACAGAACAAACAGAAGAAAAGAAAAAGACCCATGTATATAAGGAAATACTTAAAGCTCTTCAAGGAAAGGATACCGCTGAAAAGCACGAAGATAATTTAGTATATGCTGCTGCATCCATTATAGATAGCAACCAAATAATAGGTGCAGTAATGATATCTGCTCCAATTGACGATATGGTGAGTAAAACCTTAGATACCATAAAAAGGCAGCTGTATCTTTTAACTATACTCACCAGTATGATAATTGGTATTTTAAGTTTTTTTGCTTCAGGGGTAATTACTAATCCTTTAAAAAGAATGTTAAAAGTAATTCAAAAAATTACAGAGGGACATCTTGAACAAAAAGTCGAAATAAAAGGTAGAGATGAACTAGCAGAACTTGGAAATGCATTTAACCATATGTCTAGTCAGCTTTTGAAGGTAGATCAGTCAAGGCAGGAATTTGTTTCAAATGTATCCCATGAATTAAAGACCCCTTTAAGTTCTATTAAGGTCTTAGGAGAGTCTTTATTATTTCAAGAGGAAGTTCCAAACGAGATGTATAAAGAATTTTTTATAGATATTAATTCAGAAGTGGATAGATTAACTGCAATTATAAATGATCTTTTATTACTGGTTAGGTTAGATCGAAAAGAAGTGCCCATGACAGTTCAAAATACTAATTTAAATAAACTCATTCAAGAAATTTTAAAACGTCTTCACCCCCTAGCAAACAAAAAAAATATAGAATTAATATATGAGAGTTTTAGGGATGTGTATGCAGAAGTAGATGAAATGAAACTTACCTTAGCTATTTCTAATTTAGTTGAAAATGGTATTAAATATACTGAAGAAGCTGGAACTGTAAGGGTAACTGTAGATGCAGACCATCAAAATTCATTTATCAAGGTTATCGATACAGGAATAGGTATTCCAGAAGAAGAAAAAGATAAAATATTTGATCGTTTCTATAGAGTAGATAAGACAAGGGATAGAGAAACGGGGGGAACTGGATTGGGATTGTCGATTACCTATCGAACTGTTTTATTACACCATGGAAGTATTAAGGTAACGAATAATGAGAGTGAAGGTTCAGAATTTACTATAAGATTGCCACTTAAGCAAAGTTAA
- a CDS encoding GerMN domain-containing protein yields the protein MRSKNKTALIFIFIFSLILLISLVSCKMSNNKQDKNKDTQVILYFIDGDKSQLKEEKRLVNLESKEDLIKYSVEELKKMPKTVGLQPSIPQDIKINTMVLEGNTLKVDISSQYKDLSAQKQVLLRASLVKSLTEFDFVDLLEIMIEGEPLLGADGKAIGPMSKEDIVLEPSNAITKASLQNVKLYFSSNNAEKLVPEERQIEINPNISLEKYIVEQLILGPNNKELIMTVPPETTIKDIETKDGICYVDLSNEFRTKHWGGSTGETMTIYSIVNSLTELPNVKKVQFLIEGEKQQEFKGHYDFSGLFDRDENLIR from the coding sequence ATGAGATCCAAAAATAAAACCGCATTAATTTTCATATTTATTTTTTCACTTATCTTACTTATTTCATTAGTAAGCTGTAAAATGTCAAACAATAAACAAGATAAAAATAAGGATACGCAAGTAATCTTATATTTTATTGATGGGGATAAATCACAATTAAAAGAAGAAAAACGGTTGGTCAATTTAGAAAGCAAAGAAGACTTAATAAAATACTCTGTTGAGGAGCTTAAAAAAATGCCTAAAACCGTGGGGCTTCAACCTTCTATTCCACAGGACATTAAAATCAATACGATGGTATTAGAGGGCAACACATTAAAAGTTGATATCTCGTCGCAATATAAAGATTTATCAGCACAAAAACAAGTATTGCTTAGGGCATCCTTGGTGAAAAGCCTTACAGAATTTGATTTTGTGGACTTATTAGAAATTATGATTGAAGGTGAGCCTCTTCTTGGTGCAGATGGTAAGGCTATAGGTCCTATGTCAAAGGAAGATATAGTTCTTGAACCGTCCAATGCTATAACTAAGGCTAGCTTACAAAATGTTAAATTATATTTTTCTAGCAATAACGCAGAAAAATTAGTTCCCGAAGAAAGACAAATAGAAATAAATCCTAATATTTCATTGGAAAAATACATTGTGGAGCAATTGATTTTAGGACCTAATAATAAGGAATTAATCATGACAGTTCCACCAGAAACAACTATAAAGGATATCGAAACTAAGGATGGAATTTGTTATGTGGATTTAAGCAATGAATTTAGAACGAAACATTGGGGAGGCTCTACAGGGGAAACTATGACTATTTATTCTATTGTAAATTCCCTTACAGAGTTACCTAATGTTAAAAAAGTACAATTTTTAATAGAAGGGGAAAAACAACAAGAATTTAAGGGGCATTATGATTTTAGCGGTCTATTTGATAGAGATGAAAATTTAATTAGATAA
- a CDS encoding DNA internalization-related competence protein ComEC/Rec2 — translation MKRPLIWIFLMYLLGILGGWYCLNLSSTILFFSFIFVIVIILYKKTKWNGILVFPLFLLFGYIQIELSFIPKDVILEEAINKNSSMNVKVKGVIEDIKDTGDGQISCIIKSSEILCKNKIHVKPIKIKLYTKLNSKIEYGNIVQVDGKIMAFEPLRNPGGWNEVLYMKTQGIDYKMFGDLISIKPDRKNFRSYLQQLRGRFFQVYDKLLPFEQSSIIKAMIIGEKSTLGKEQKLIYQQAGISHILAISGLHISIIALFLWWIFKALRAPAIVSTISIVSFLWIYCVFTGFGVSTVRAVLMITLTLSSKIIRRSYDVHTSIVLAAFIILIKQPLYLWNAGFQLSFAAVLGLIFLGPLFNRIFWIPEKIRKILSPSMGAGLATLPIVAYHFYYISLIGFILNLIIVPLSTFVVGFGFLGGVVGLFWIQGARFIIGIVYYILCFYEYIAKLFIRIPHSNLITGATSLWQIFVYYTTIFVPILYFYYKREYNLNKKILGRFGIICLLLWGTFLFKNNKFEVVFLDVGQGDSAVIHTENNKNLLIDGGDKGCQKVILPYLHYKGITSLDGVFLSHPDKDHLAGLVDILDYIDIKKIYVSVENDGKDKMYHQFISKAKSLDIPCYFLKKGEEISIDKIHLICLYPQDNHMKKDGGGWNKVSMVFQIQYGTHTFLFTGDIEKEQENNILRLYKPIQTDFLKVPHHGSKTSSTEDFIRWCNPQNAIISCSKNNRYSHPHKEVIERLSKNNINTITTSNNGAVMITSNGKEYAINTMIQNRGNVYEAAKRRIEKRYFSFIIFILWGGAVLKKVLSRKDNGKTSSL, via the coding sequence ATGAAGCGTCCGCTTATCTGGATATTTTTAATGTACTTATTAGGTATTTTAGGGGGATGGTACTGCTTAAATTTAAGCAGCACTATCCTTTTTTTTAGTTTTATTTTTGTTATTGTAATAATACTATACAAAAAAACAAAGTGGAACGGAATATTGGTATTCCCCTTATTTTTGTTGTTTGGATATATACAAATAGAGCTGAGCTTTATTCCTAAGGATGTTATTTTAGAAGAAGCAATAAATAAAAACAGCAGTATGAATGTTAAGGTGAAAGGCGTTATCGAGGATATCAAGGATACAGGGGACGGTCAAATAAGCTGCATTATAAAATCCAGTGAAATCCTTTGTAAAAATAAAATCCATGTAAAACCAATTAAAATAAAACTTTATACAAAACTAAATAGTAAAATAGAATATGGCAATATAGTTCAAGTGGATGGAAAAATAATGGCTTTTGAACCTCTTAGGAATCCTGGTGGATGGAATGAAGTCCTTTATATGAAAACTCAAGGAATAGATTATAAAATGTTTGGGGACTTGATATCTATAAAACCTGATAGGAAAAATTTTAGGAGTTATTTGCAGCAACTTAGGGGTAGGTTTTTTCAAGTGTACGATAAATTATTACCATTTGAACAATCTTCCATAATAAAAGCAATGATTATTGGGGAAAAAAGCACCTTAGGCAAGGAACAAAAATTAATATATCAGCAGGCAGGCATATCTCATATATTGGCGATATCGGGTCTACATATTTCTATTATTGCTTTGTTTTTATGGTGGATATTTAAAGCCCTTAGGGCACCAGCTATTGTTAGTACAATTTCTATTGTATCTTTCCTATGGATATACTGTGTTTTTACAGGGTTTGGGGTTTCCACCGTAAGGGCGGTATTAATGATTACCCTAACTTTATCTAGCAAAATCATACGGAGAAGTTATGATGTACATACCTCTATAGTCCTAGCTGCATTTATAATTCTTATAAAGCAACCCCTATATCTATGGAATGCGGGTTTTCAACTATCCTTTGCGGCGGTATTGGGACTAATTTTCCTTGGCCCCTTATTCAATAGGATATTTTGGATACCTGAAAAAATCCGTAAGATTTTATCTCCTTCCATGGGGGCAGGACTTGCAACTTTACCTATAGTAGCGTATCATTTTTATTATATTTCACTAATAGGATTTATTCTTAATCTGATTATAGTTCCTCTATCTACCTTTGTGGTAGGCTTTGGTTTTTTAGGGGGGGTTGTTGGCCTTTTTTGGATTCAGGGAGCCCGTTTTATCATAGGAATAGTTTATTATATACTTTGTTTTTATGAATATATAGCCAAATTATTTATAAGGATTCCCCATTCGAATTTAATAACAGGAGCCACTAGCCTATGGCAGATTTTTGTGTATTATACGACTATTTTTGTACCCATATTGTATTTTTACTATAAAAGAGAGTACAATCTAAACAAAAAGATATTAGGTCGTTTCGGTATAATTTGTCTTTTGTTATGGGGTACATTCTTATTTAAGAATAATAAGTTTGAAGTTGTTTTTTTAGATGTAGGCCAAGGAGATTCGGCAGTAATCCATACCGAAAACAACAAGAACCTATTAATAGATGGGGGAGATAAAGGGTGTCAGAAAGTTATTCTACCCTATTTACATTATAAGGGTATAACCAGTTTAGATGGGGTGTTTTTATCCCATCCCGATAAGGATCATTTAGCAGGACTTGTAGATATCTTAGATTACATAGATATTAAAAAAATATATGTATCCGTAGAAAACGATGGTAAAGATAAAATGTATCACCAATTTATATCAAAGGCAAAAAGCCTTGATATACCTTGTTATTTCCTAAAAAAAGGAGAAGAAATTTCAATTGATAAGATTCATTTAATTTGTCTGTACCCTCAAGATAATCACATGAAGAAAGATGGTGGGGGATGGAATAAGGTATCGATGGTTTTTCAAATACAATACGGGACCCATACATTTTTATTTACTGGAGATATTGAAAAAGAGCAGGAAAATAATATATTAAGACTTTATAAACCTATACAAACAGATTTTCTAAAGGTTCCCCATCATGGTTCCAAAACTTCTTCTACTGAGGACTTTATCCGTTGGTGTAATCCCCAAAATGCCATCATTAGCTGTTCCAAAAATAATAGATATAGTCACCCTCATAAAGAAGTAATAGAAAGACTATCTAAAAATAATATAAACACCATAACCACATCGAATAATGGTGCGGTTATGATAACATCCAATGGAAAAGAGTACGCAATAAATACTATGATACAAAATAGGGGTAATGTATATGAAGCAGCTAAAAGAAGAATTGAAAAAAGATATTTTTCGTTCATCATATTTATTTTATGGGGAGGAGCAGTTCTTAAAAAAGTATTATCTAGAAAGGATAATGGAAAAACTAGTTCCCTGTGA
- the rpsT gene encoding 30S ribosomal protein S20 — MANIKSSKKRIKVIQTKTLRNRIIKSKVKTAIKKVVLTAENNNLEEAKIALAKAATEIDKAVSKGVFHKNAAARKKSSLAKIVNKIGA; from the coding sequence ATGGCAAATATAAAATCTTCAAAGAAAAGAATAAAAGTTATCCAAACAAAAACTTTAAGAAATCGTATTATTAAATCAAAAGTTAAAACAGCTATAAAGAAAGTTGTTTTAACCGCCGAAAATAATAATCTTGAAGAAGCTAAAATTGCTTTAGCGAAAGCTGCTACTGAAATTGATAAAGCTGTTTCTAAAGGTGTATTCCATAAGAATGCTGCTGCTAGAAAGAAATCAAGCTTAGCTAAGATAGTAAATAAAATTGGCGCATAA